One Bacteroidia bacterium DNA window includes the following coding sequences:
- a CDS encoding S9 family peptidase — translation MKRISLILCLLAFYLVGQAQGPVITPMDIAMMEMVTFAEISEDGNKIAYGVAVPADPTKENASTHVRLHVYDVASGVSTPFITQNGIGALQFRPGHNSITFISKRGKDKTNALYEISLLGGEAQKIYEFESPISNYNWHPNGNSIVFISKVKEKDKESKLPYEPEIYEENLGMSSVFIVSVNDDNGTAKKLNLDLHCSQARFSPDGSRIAVSAAPSAMVDDHYTSQRIYILNASGDKIGEADHKAKLGDFVWSYDGERLAFIGGEDQHDPIAGRLLVMSADGGKPQILNRDFEGSFDKLDWKNKSGITFLASEGVYTSLGTIDLKGKMKMMIEKGDVAYGNFSIAKDGKMALTGNTPEHPNELFYAKSTSATPERLTTSNPWLKERKMGKQEVVTYKAADGLEIQGILIRPVDVQDNQRYPLITVVHGGPEAHYDNGWLTYYSMPGQMGAAKGYAVFYPNYRGSTGRGIEFIKSSQADPAGKEFDDIINGIDHLIETGLVDKDKVGVTGGSYGGYATAWLSTRHTDRFAAGVMFVGISNNLSLWGTSDIPEEMFLVHLRKRIWEDYQFFMERSPIFYAGQAKTPLLIMHGKDDTRVSPSQSYELYRHIKTRTETPVRLVLYPGEGHGNRKATARYDYNLRMLRWFDTYLKESSQPKPPANIENTGEGQ, via the coding sequence ATGAAAAGAATCAGTTTAATTCTCTGCCTTTTGGCATTCTACCTGGTGGGGCAGGCCCAGGGGCCGGTAATCACACCTATGGACATTGCCATGATGGAGATGGTGACTTTCGCAGAAATTTCGGAAGACGGCAATAAGATCGCTTATGGCGTGGCCGTACCGGCAGATCCAACCAAAGAAAATGCTTCCACGCATGTCAGGCTCCATGTGTACGATGTGGCGAGTGGAGTATCTACTCCCTTCATTACGCAAAACGGCATTGGCGCACTTCAATTCAGGCCGGGACACAACAGTATTACCTTTATCAGCAAGCGCGGCAAGGACAAAACCAATGCGCTCTATGAAATTTCGCTTTTGGGAGGCGAAGCGCAAAAGATCTATGAGTTTGAATCACCAATTTCCAACTACAATTGGCACCCCAATGGGAATAGCATCGTATTTATTTCCAAAGTAAAAGAAAAGGACAAAGAGAGCAAGCTGCCTTATGAGCCGGAGATATACGAAGAAAACCTGGGCATGTCCAGCGTTTTTATTGTGAGTGTAAATGACGATAACGGAACGGCCAAAAAACTGAACCTGGACCTCCATTGCAGCCAGGCCCGTTTTAGTCCCGATGGTTCGCGCATAGCAGTGAGTGCAGCGCCAAGCGCAATGGTGGATGATCATTATACCAGCCAAAGAATCTATATCCTGAATGCCAGCGGTGACAAGATTGGGGAAGCTGATCATAAGGCCAAACTGGGCGATTTTGTGTGGAGCTACGATGGAGAACGCCTTGCATTTATTGGTGGTGAGGATCAGCACGATCCCATTGCAGGACGCCTGCTGGTGATGAGTGCAGATGGAGGAAAGCCACAGATACTTAACCGCGATTTCGAAGGTTCATTTGATAAACTGGACTGGAAAAATAAATCAGGCATTACGTTTTTGGCGAGTGAAGGTGTGTATACCAGCCTCGGCACGATTGACCTTAAAGGTAAAATGAAGATGATGATTGAGAAAGGCGATGTGGCTTACGGCAACTTTAGCATAGCAAAAGATGGAAAGATGGCGCTAACCGGCAACACGCCCGAACATCCCAACGAGCTTTTTTATGCAAAGTCCACTTCCGCTACACCGGAACGCCTCACCACATCAAATCCGTGGCTAAAAGAAAGGAAGATGGGCAAGCAGGAAGTTGTAACCTACAAAGCCGCAGATGGCCTCGAAATCCAGGGCATCCTCATCAGGCCGGTGGATGTACAGGACAATCAGCGATATCCGCTCATCACTGTGGTACATGGCGGCCCTGAAGCACATTATGACAATGGCTGGCTTACTTACTACAGCATGCCGGGCCAGATGGGTGCCGCAAAAGGTTATGCCGTTTTTTACCCTAACTATCGCGGCAGCACGGGCAGGGGCATCGAATTTATCAAATCAAGCCAGGCAGATCCCGCAGGCAAAGAGTTTGACGACATCATAAATGGTATTGACCACCTGATAGAAACAGGGCTTGTAGATAAAGACAAAGTTGGCGTAACCGGAGGTTCTTATGGCGGATATGCCACCGCCTGGCTCAGCACCCGCCACACAGACCGTTTTGCAGCAGGGGTAATGTTTGTTGGCATCAGCAATAACCTTTCGTTGTGGGGAACCAGTGATATTCCTGAAGAAATGTTTTTAGTACACCTTCGGAAAAGAATCTGGGAAGACTATCAATTTTTTATGGAGAGAAGTCCCATTTTCTATGCAGGACAGGCCAAAACACCCCTGCTGATTATGCACGGCAAGGACGATACCCGCGTAAGCCCCAGCCAATCTTACGAGCTTTACCGCCACATCAAAACCCGCACAGAAACTCCGGTGAGGCTGGTGCTCTATCCCGGTGAAGGCCACGGCAACAGGAAAGCAACTGCCCGCTACGATTACAATTTGAGAATGCTGCGCTGGTTTGACACCTACCTCAAAGAAAGTAGCCAACCGAAACCGCCTGCGAACATTGAAAATACGGGAGAAGGGCAATAG
- a CDS encoding class I SAM-dependent methyltransferase, with protein MLKIALSSLKYLRAGAGTNSFYIAVNSAYLRMYGDYQQIHFPFYKKEGETFLQCQQNLTDYCLSKTSAIAGRDVLEIGCGNGIQGIYMMQRFAPASYTGIDINRDNLEIAKQESEKFGLVNVRFIFDDAQKLSYLEDNTYDTVLNIESALHYPDKGAFLQQVFRVLKPGGHFLIADVLSRKTRSYGYWDSKMWHFNWSMEQYHEALRNSNLQLICAEDITPQIIEGFKQHRYWFKNSTAGNSLINRLIKYWAKFIFKLNISALQNKNCYVIFSGIKP; from the coding sequence GTGTTAAAAATAGCTTTATCATCACTGAAATATCTCCGGGCGGGGGCAGGCACCAATTCCTTTTATATAGCGGTAAATAGCGCCTACCTGCGGATGTATGGAGATTATCAGCAAATCCACTTTCCATTTTATAAAAAGGAGGGAGAGACTTTCCTTCAATGTCAGCAGAACCTCACTGACTACTGCCTTTCTAAAACCAGCGCTATAGCTGGCAGAGATGTTCTGGAAATAGGTTGCGGAAATGGCATACAGGGAATATATATGATGCAAAGATTCGCGCCTGCGAGCTATACAGGCATTGATATAAACCGCGATAACCTGGAAATAGCAAAGCAAGAATCAGAAAAGTTCGGACTGGTAAACGTCAGATTCATTTTCGATGATGCTCAGAAACTTAGCTACCTCGAAGATAACACGTATGATACAGTCCTGAATATAGAGAGCGCGTTGCACTATCCTGATAAAGGGGCATTTCTCCAGCAGGTTTTCAGGGTACTGAAACCCGGTGGCCACTTCCTCATTGCTGATGTACTGAGCCGGAAAACCCGGTCCTACGGATATTGGGATAGTAAGATGTGGCATTTCAACTGGTCAATGGAGCAATACCACGAGGCCCTCCGGAACAGCAACCTTCAATTAATCTGCGCTGAAGACATTACTCCGCAAATAATTGAAGGGTTTAAGCAACACCGTTACTGGTTTAAGAATAGTACTGCTGGAAATTCTTTAATAAACCGGCTTATAAAATACTGGGCTAAATTCATTTTTAAACTGAACATAAGCGCCCTCCAGAATAAAAATTGTTATGTCATCTTCTCTGGTATAAAACCATGA